One window of Mucilaginibacter inviolabilis genomic DNA carries:
- a CDS encoding HlyD family secretion protein translates to METIQETYIPNPPVAALPWKWAVIGLVIITTLYFGSQKIYHAFNYESTDNAQVESIAVPVVNRASGFIQSFTLKDYQSVVKGQVLLTIDDREYRIAVQQAEADLAAAKADLASANAQINNISSDKSVAAAGVNVEQVALDKAKRDMERDQALFNEGSITRHQLDNTGSAYQTAIKQIAKSRSVVNQVNTQTGTANAQIARSKATIALREAALETAKLNLSYTRIIAPANGKIGKTNLESGQFIEAGQQLFSVVNNNFWIIANFKETQIEHMHIGQPVNIEVDGYPDKGITGKISDFSQATGARFSLLPPDNSTGNFVKVTQRVPVKIQIDNVNELRDVLKAGLSVNVDVKIK, encoded by the coding sequence ATGGAAACTATACAAGAAACTTACATTCCCAATCCTCCCGTGGCTGCCCTTCCCTGGAAATGGGCTGTAATTGGCCTGGTAATAATTACCACGCTGTATTTCGGCAGCCAAAAGATCTATCACGCGTTTAATTATGAAAGTACAGATAACGCACAGGTAGAAAGTATTGCCGTACCGGTTGTGAATAGGGCTTCGGGCTTCATCCAGTCCTTTACGCTGAAAGATTACCAGTCGGTTGTAAAAGGTCAGGTTCTCTTAACAATTGATGACCGGGAATACAGGATTGCTGTACAGCAGGCAGAAGCAGATCTGGCAGCCGCTAAAGCCGATCTCGCTAGTGCAAATGCACAGATCAATAACATATCTTCAGATAAAAGCGTTGCGGCTGCCGGGGTAAACGTTGAGCAGGTAGCGTTGGACAAAGCTAAGCGGGACATGGAACGCGATCAGGCATTGTTCAACGAGGGATCTATTACGAGACATCAGTTGGATAACACTGGTTCAGCTTATCAAACTGCCATTAAACAAATAGCTAAAAGCCGGTCGGTAGTCAATCAGGTAAATACGCAAACCGGCACAGCAAATGCACAGATCGCGCGTTCAAAAGCTACAATAGCGCTTCGTGAAGCAGCATTGGAAACAGCTAAACTCAATTTGTCTTATACCCGCATTATCGCTCCGGCAAACGGCAAGATTGGGAAAACGAACCTGGAATCCGGGCAATTCATTGAGGCCGGACAGCAATTGTTCAGTGTGGTTAACAATAACTTTTGGATCATAGCTAATTTTAAAGAAACACAGATCGAACATATGCATATCGGGCAGCCGGTGAATATAGAGGTAGACGGCTATCCGGACAAAGGTATAACTGGTAAAATCAGCGACTTCAGCCAGGCCACCGGGGCAAGGTTCTCTTTGCTGCCGCCTGATAACTCCACAGGAAACTTTGTGAAGGTAACACAACGTGTGCCCGTCAAAATACAAATAGACAATGTCAACGAATTGCGGGATGTGCTTAAAGCAGGCCTGAGTGTAAACGTGGATGTTAAAATTAAATAA
- a CDS encoding universal stress protein has translation MPETSKIICAVDFSAASMKTLEYAKDLASIKNACLYILHVFHYDDLAATVYEDDTYYQEAEQKLKALCMEHDPLHRYIQPLLEAGEVSPTIVRCAEEMQPDFMVIGSHGHNIIQELLGSTAAYVMEHSRVPLLIIKH, from the coding sequence ATGCCTGAAACCAGTAAAATTATCTGCGCCGTCGATTTTTCGGCCGCGTCTATGAAAACGCTTGAATACGCCAAAGATCTGGCCAGTATCAAAAATGCCTGCCTGTATATACTGCACGTTTTTCATTACGACGACCTTGCTGCCACCGTTTATGAAGATGATACTTATTACCAGGAAGCTGAACAGAAATTAAAGGCCCTGTGTATGGAGCACGATCCCTTACATCGGTACATCCAACCGCTTTTAGAAGCAGGAGAAGTATCTCCAACTATCGTCAGATGTGCTGAAGAAATGCAACCCGATTTTATGGTCATTGGCTCACACGGGCACAACATTATTCAGGAGCTTCTGGGTAGTACAGCGGCTTACGTTATGGAGCACAGTAGAGTACCACTGCTCATCATCAAGCATTAA
- a CDS encoding DHA2 family efflux MFS transporter permease subunit translates to MAISKLTRAIIVITTISGAVMELIDSSIVNVALNNISGNLGATTEDASWVVTSYAIANVIVIPMTGFLSRFFGRKNYYLSSIIIFTIASYMCGASTSLWMLVFWRFIQGLGGGALLSVSQGILFEAFDPSEKSKASGIFGMGVVIGPTIGPMLGGYIVDNYSWPLIFTINIPIGVIAALLTWRYIDKKPEELVIDRKVIKVDYIGILSLAAGVGALQYVLEKGQTDDWFENEAIRIMTTIAFVGLALFIWWEITTKQPVINLKVMKSTNLIGSNVITFVCGFGLYSSVYIFPLMVQRAMGYTPTESGLSLIPSALASIIAMPLIGNLMGKGVSPLIFVAAGFLFFISHGFLASQASPEASRAWFTYVQIFRGLGTSCLTVPLLTQAVVGLKPKDIPYGISLNNMSRQLGGAFGIGLMNTYAARRMAVHRSDLVSNLQGNNILLQERLHRISNTLTAKGVNRLQAKSQAAYATLDHAISNQAQMRAYLDGFLLISIFFIAAVPFILMLKTKPMDAATRARIASEAH, encoded by the coding sequence ATGGCCATCAGTAAATTAACCCGTGCAATTATCGTTATCACCACAATTTCGGGTGCAGTGATGGAGCTCATCGATTCTTCTATTGTTAACGTCGCACTCAATAATATCAGTGGTAACCTGGGGGCAACAACAGAGGATGCTTCCTGGGTTGTTACATCTTATGCTATAGCCAATGTGATCGTTATTCCAATGACGGGCTTTTTAAGTCGTTTTTTTGGACGGAAGAACTACTATTTGTCTTCCATCATCATTTTCACCATAGCCTCCTATATGTGCGGTGCTTCCACATCATTATGGATGCTTGTTTTCTGGCGCTTTATACAAGGTTTAGGTGGCGGAGCACTGTTGTCCGTTTCTCAAGGTATTTTATTTGAAGCTTTTGATCCCTCCGAAAAATCCAAAGCATCGGGAATCTTCGGGATGGGTGTGGTTATCGGGCCAACCATCGGACCCATGCTGGGCGGGTATATAGTAGATAATTACTCCTGGCCACTGATTTTTACCATTAACATTCCTATAGGTGTCATCGCTGCTTTATTAACCTGGCGTTATATTGACAAAAAGCCCGAAGAACTTGTTATTGACCGCAAAGTAATTAAGGTAGATTATATTGGTATACTTTCACTCGCGGCCGGTGTAGGCGCATTACAGTATGTACTTGAAAAAGGGCAGACAGACGATTGGTTTGAAAATGAAGCCATCCGCATCATGACAACCATCGCATTCGTTGGGCTGGCATTATTCATCTGGTGGGAAATCACCACAAAACAACCGGTTATTAATTTAAAGGTGATGAAAAGCACTAACCTGATTGGAAGTAACGTGATCACTTTTGTGTGTGGATTCGGGTTGTACAGCTCCGTTTATATTTTTCCGCTTATGGTACAACGTGCAATGGGTTATACACCAACGGAATCGGGCCTTTCTCTTATTCCAAGTGCGCTGGCGTCAATTATCGCTATGCCATTAATCGGCAATCTAATGGGCAAGGGTGTATCTCCGCTGATATTTGTTGCAGCCGGCTTCCTGTTCTTTATTTCGCATGGCTTTCTAGCATCACAGGCTTCACCAGAGGCCAGCAGGGCATGGTTCACCTACGTTCAGATTTTTCGCGGTCTGGGTACTTCCTGCCTAACAGTACCCCTACTCACTCAAGCAGTAGTTGGATTAAAGCCGAAAGATATTCCTTACGGCATATCGCTCAATAACATGTCCAGACAACTTGGAGGTGCTTTCGGAATTGGACTAATGAATACATATGCCGCGCGTCGCATGGCTGTCCACCGTTCAGACCTGGTATCCAACTTGCAGGGAAACAACATATTGTTACAGGAGCGGTTACACCGGATATCAAATACATTAACGGCCAAAGGCGTTAACCGCCTTCAGGCAAAATCACAGGCAGCCTACGCAACACTTGACCATGCTATTAGTAACCAGGCGCAAATGCGTGCCTATTTAGATGGGTTCCTGCTCATCAGCATATTTTTTATTGCTGCGGTTCCTTTCATACTAATGCTCAAAACAAAACCTATGGATGCCGCCACACGCGCCCGCATTGCCAGTGAAGCACATTAA
- a CDS encoding TolC family protein, protein MRKLTTIYLFLFACSHLSAQQINPELKGLINQSFTYFPQFNELNQQVQVASDKVSLIQASRLPKVDVSAGYRYDDPISSFDLPVNGRLTNFKIAPNNNYSTAMNASYVLLDFGMVKANVDKAKKDLQYARDNVAYNQAQTAYQVANIYYQIIYLKKAVAIQDSVINFLKANKQDTEVKLKHGDALRYDVLSIQSTIDQAENTKIDLQNSQAKQYNLLQYITGSAQNSGTQFDFSGEGSVKAEDALAAAQSNNPGFTLLKDHIAQSKADLAASRNGGKPSVVLSAGTGFVNGYGPNLDAFKYNYNAGVTLRIPIYLGGTVRKQIRLSQSQLRETNLRKESMNNDYLKDIKQALVDIESNRNSLINVQKQVNEVQEAKKLAQSRYRNGTGTNLELTNASTNVQQVQLTQLRYKFQLCLAQLELARLTGEVYW, encoded by the coding sequence ATGAGAAAATTAACAACTATATACCTATTCCTTTTTGCATGCAGCCATTTATCGGCCCAGCAGATCAATCCAGAGCTGAAAGGGTTAATCAACCAATCGTTCACCTATTTTCCGCAGTTTAATGAGCTGAATCAGCAGGTACAGGTGGCCTCCGACAAGGTTAGCCTGATCCAGGCTTCGCGGTTACCAAAGGTTGATGTCAGTGCGGGTTACCGATATGATGATCCTATTTCATCATTTGATTTACCCGTTAACGGCCGGTTAACGAATTTTAAAATAGCACCCAACAATAATTACAGTACCGCGATGAATGCGAGTTACGTGCTATTGGATTTCGGTATGGTAAAAGCCAATGTGGATAAGGCCAAAAAAGACCTGCAATATGCCAGAGACAATGTCGCTTACAATCAGGCGCAAACAGCTTACCAGGTAGCCAATATCTATTATCAGATCATTTACTTAAAAAAGGCTGTTGCGATTCAGGATAGTGTCATCAATTTTCTGAAAGCAAATAAGCAGGATACCGAGGTTAAGCTTAAACATGGTGATGCATTAAGATATGATGTACTGTCTATCCAATCTACCATCGATCAGGCCGAGAATACTAAGATCGATCTGCAAAACAGCCAGGCTAAGCAATACAATCTACTCCAATATATAACAGGATCTGCCCAAAACTCGGGTACGCAATTTGATTTTTCTGGCGAAGGATCTGTTAAGGCAGAAGACGCACTTGCAGCCGCACAAAGTAATAACCCCGGATTTACTCTATTAAAAGACCATATCGCGCAATCTAAAGCAGATTTAGCAGCGAGCAGAAACGGCGGAAAACCTTCTGTTGTATTAAGTGCAGGCACAGGCTTTGTCAATGGCTACGGCCCCAACCTTGACGCCTTTAAATATAACTACAATGCAGGTGTAACACTCCGCATCCCCATCTACCTTGGAGGCACTGTCAGAAAACAGATCCGGTTATCACAAAGTCAGCTCAGGGAAACTAATTTAAGGAAGGAATCGATGAATAACGATTACCTGAAAGATATTAAACAGGCACTCGTTGATATAGAAAGCAACAGGAATAGTCTGATCAATGTACAGAAGCAAGTCAATGAGGTTCAAGAAGCAAAAAAGCTGGCACAAAGCCGCTATCGGAACGGAACCGGTACTAATCTGGAGCTAACCAATGCAAGTACCAACGTTCAACAGGTGCAACTTACCCAACTGCGTTACAAATTTCAACTATGCCTGGCACAGCTGGAACTTGCAAGGCTTACAGGCGAGGTATACTGGTAA